Part of the Zingiber officinale cultivar Zhangliang chromosome 8A, Zo_v1.1, whole genome shotgun sequence genome, GGTGAGTGCAGGCAGACAATTGAAAAGTCCTAATGAATGAAGGTAAATAATTGAAAAGTCCTTGTAAGTGAAGTTAGACGCGCAGttgggaagttctagtgagtgaagctaggtagatgaaaatcttggtgagtgaagttaggtaaaaATCCCTAATAAAGCTACGCAGATGtaaaaactctagtgagtgaagttaggcaaatgtaaaagtcttggtgagtgaagtcaggtgaaaagcctagtgagtgaagctaagcaaatATAAAATTCCTAGTAAGTGAAACCATATATTGGATGGtctaggtgggtcaagattgatcggacatctgatgaatgaaaatccaagtgggttatggaggaccAAATACTTGACACGAGACTATAAGTTTAAGTGGATCAAAGAATTGATCGCACACTTAGTGACAGAGTTCTAGCAAGtgaaggttgaccagatgctaggtaatGAGGAAGTCCCAACAGATCATGCTTGACCGAATATTGGGTAAGgtaaccctagacttgagttagggtCTGGACCAATCGATCAGGGGATCAATTGCGTGTGTCATCATGAAGAGGCAtggtgaatcgatccactgatcgattcaaccggaactcaatcgattagttgattgatTGAGTTGCTCTAACTGATCAATCGAGTGCCTTTGTGATGATGGGTGTTCCCAATCTATTAGCTCATCGATTAAGCACCTTCGCGATGACGTGCGTTCCTAATTAATCAGTTGATTGATTAGCCGCGATTTCTTCATGAAGCACAGTGCATTGTAATCGATTAGCTGATTGATTACAATTGGTTTTGTGCGAAAGCACAAAgagatgaatcgattgggctaatcGATTCAGCATGACTTAAGCAATCATTCTGTTAAGGAACAGAAAGGTTGGTAAATGATTAAGCAAGGTTGCTTAATCGCTTACGGTCCTTTTAGCAATCAAACAAAAAGGGACATAATAAATTAGGATAATTGATTACGCCTTGCTTAAGTGATTGAGGTAATCGCTTAAGGTTCGAAAATATAGCCGTTTTTGTAGATTGCTGACGTGGTAATCACTTAAGCATCTCCTTAAGCGATTAAGGCGCCCGAAGAAGCCCTTGAAAAGGGTTTTTCATGACAGTTGCGCGTAGAGTTCTTCTCCCACATCTTCTCCGCCATTGTCATTGGATTTTTCTAAACTTAGAGGGAAGTGTTACATTTTCAAGTTAATCAATAGGTGGCAAGCAAGAAGAGAGCAAGCGAGAGTTTATTGTTGTAAATCTTATAAATTTCATTTGTTTAGTTTCTCAGTTTTTTTCttattgtattgagagtttgtaggAGGTTTATCCACCTCCGGAGTGTTTCTAAGGAATTATTTCATATTGGATGTGTGAGAAAGTGTCAGATCCTTGTATTAGTTATTtcgttgaggtggataccaagtaaatcaaaaTGTTAGCTTCCCTTGGTCCCAAcagtacgaggcttctccacctacaaaAGGTTTCCAAGAATGAGACATTCATAGTGGAACTGTGAGCGTGAGGATTGAACTCTTACATTAGTCACCTCGAAGAGATAGATATCATGTAAAATCCAAGCGTTTGCATTGTGAAGTCGTCGCTTTAAGTTTTTTGCTTCAACATTGAGTTTGAAGAAGCgaacgaagctattcaccccctttagctCATATATGTCCAAACACTTTCCACTGCATTTGGACGTATGCCTTACATGAAATACTTAGAGCATCATCTGACTCGAGAGTTTATTTACTGGGAGTCCCTCTACCCTTATTAAAGTTCCTCACATGGCGACATCTTGACCATGACTCtaatactagtttttttttttttgtaatttaggGCATTCAACTTTGTAATGACCCTTCTTGTTACACTCAAAACAAACAACATTAGATTTGGATTTTGACTTTATCGGAGACTTACCCTTCCTTTTATCATCGCTAAATATTTTCTTAACATGCTTCTCATTGAATTCTTGAGACTATCTCATCCTCTTTCGAATAAAGTTTGCTATCTTGTTAGATGATAGCTCCTCGCCACTATCACTCTCTTGTTCAGAGTTAGAAGAGGActcattcttctcctttttcttttctttgttattttttttttgctctcCTTACCTACAACTAAAGCTATATATTTGTCCTTATGACTttcattagcttgttcatgaattacaattcacaaaataattcgtctaattcaACATTTAACAAATTCCTTGAAACATTATAGAAACCATTGACAATCATAGTGAGTTTATTAGGAAGGATTTAAGTGCATATATGATAAGATTTCGATTCTCCACACTTTTTGCAACTGAATGGAAACCATCGAAGAGTTCCTTGAACCTCTCATTTAGTTGGCTTAcattttatttatgaaaatatgTCCCTTTACGATTCTTGAGTTATTTGTGCTTTCATTCAGCTCAATGAGTTTATCCCACAAATTATTAACTTTCTTGAATGGACTAATTTTGTTTAGTTGCTCAGAACTCAGTCTACATTGAAGAGTTACCTCTGTCACCGAGAACCACATGCAATATCAATCATGAGGTAGTGCTTCATGCGATTTTTTCAATAGGCAAAGTTGTTTCCTTCAAAATAAGTTAGTCACTTTGTGCTATGACcctcttttaaaaatatctttgtaACTCAAAATTCTTGCTCCTTGGGATGTCAGCGCAACTTTATTCTATATCATTTTATTTTGAGTATAAACTctcatgaatttattttttgattctaCCCAAAAAATTTCATAtcaatgaagatatttttaatcTTATAATTTTACAATCgcttttatatatttataatgtgaaattttaattgtaatattAGATGGATTGAATTATTATCTCTAAACACTCATTAATAATACATATACTTTTTCGAAAAAAAAATTGCTCTTGTTATGTTGGGAGATAAAGAGTATCTTATTCCTATTTCCAAAATATTATTACATTCTTCTATAGTCGTTGACGTTATATATACATAATAGGGAAAGGTGAGATAATGCTCAAACATGAAAAATGTCAAACCCCCGTGAGGAATAAGTTTGTGATTCTTTTATTCTTGGTTTTATCTAATCAAGCTCGGATTCTTAGAATATGGTCTTTATGATTAATCTACTGTGTTGGCCTTCCCTCTAAGTTGACTTTATGTGCCTCGAGGAGTCGAGGAGCTACGCTGCCTACGCATAAACCATGTAGTTGACATCCATCAAATTGTCAACTTCGAGAATATAAGATTCGCTTGGGTTATTGTTTGGCGTGTGAGAAGCGTTTATCCATGTAATGAAAAGTATTTAATTCATCCACATTTtgcaaatttctttttattagtcTGTAATTCCAATTGTAAAAAAATCCAACCGTAAAAAAAAAATCGAGAcattttatggaaattaaattttctatcttcaatttaaaataaatagcAAAATCATTCAGCTCCCAATCGGCTAGTTCACGAACCGGACCAAATCTCTGATCCACTCGGATTTAGCAGGGTATAAATGCGATGATCCTTTTCTCTTTGACCCAAATCTTTTCAAATGCACTCTTtacaaaaattatatttgattttttttaattaattatttatttgattctctctttgtcagaaatatttttttttcttaattatttcCACCTTCCGCTATAAATTTTAATTGACCGAgttgaaaatgaaatttattaCCTATAAAATAAACAGCACAAGCCAACTGaattaataagtaaatatatTACATTTCAATTCGAAATAGTTATCATATTAACGAGctgttattataataaatttccttAGTAGTTGGTATATATTAATATGaagatttatattttatttttagcaaAAAGCTTCGAGGTGAATTTCCTCCTTttcaaattaaatattgaaaataataattttcatatatttagatatttgaaattttgtttctgatctttaaaaaaatatatacgatACACCCGCGACGCCGTAATATCTCGCCGCAAAATTCAGTTCCCAATCGGCTCACCAGGAATGGACCGATGAATCATTGACGAATCGGACCAAATCTCTGGCCCACTCGAGTTTAGCAGGGAATAAATGCAATGATCCTTCTCtcttcgacccaaatcttttcagataattatatttgatttttttaattaattatttatttgattctccctttgtcagaaataaaatatttttttcttaattatttcCACCTCCAAACGGCAAGAAATTTTAATTGACTGAGTTGAAAATGGAATTTATTACCTATAAAATAAACAACACAAGCCAACTGaattaataagtaaatatatTACATTTCAATtcgaaataattattatattaaggagctattattataataaatttccttCGTAGTTGGTATATATTAATAtcaagatttatatttttttagcaAAAAGTTTCGAGATGAATTTCCCCCTTTTCAAgttaaatattgaaaataataattttcatatatttagatatttgaaattttatttcttttcttaaaaaaaaaaatcatggtcTGATCGCTAGCTATCTTCCTCGGTATTCACCTGTTACATTCCATTTACTTTTCTTCCAAGTGACGATATATTAATCAATGGGAAGATACCAATACGATACGCCTATGACGCCGTAATATCTCGCCGCAAAATTCAGTTCCCAGTCGGCTCACCAGGAATGGACTGACGAATCATTCATGAACCGGACCAAATCTCTGACTTACTTGGGTTTAGCAGAGAATAAATGCGATGATCcttttcgacccaaatcttttcaGATACACTCTTcaagaaaattatatttgatctccttttttaattaattatttatttgattcCCCCTTTTGccagaaataaaatattttttttcttaattatttcCCCCTCCAAACGGCAAGAAGAGGTTGTATCCGCTATAAATTTTAATTGACCTAGTTGAAAATGGAATTTATTACCTACAAAATAAACAAAAGTAGGGGTGTGCATAAATCGATAGTAATAAAAAAACCGATCAAATCGAAAAAACTGAACCGGCCAAAAAaatcaaagaattttttttttttgatttttttcatcaaatttttCAATATCATTTTCACTCTGTCTGAAATATTACATATATATTTAGATATTTAAtaatttattcatattttatgaACTATAAATCATACATTTGagtatttaatattttttcatatttaataataacaaattatcttatttaattattagaattacttttttaatatttgaataatttatattttattatcgtTGAATGACTTAGTCTATTTTGTATTACATTAATCAAATGAggaatagtttaattaattattatataattgATCGGAAAAGTGGATTGTATTATAAAAAATGAATcgaattataataaaaaatgattCAATTTCagatcaaatattttcaaattaaaaatcgaAAAATCGAATCGTAATAAAGCAATACAAATCAAACCGACTGACGTCCACCCTAAGCACAAGCCAACTGaattaataagtaaatatatTACATTTTAATtcgaaataattattatattaaGGAGTTGTTATTATAACAATTTTCCTTCGTAGTTGTTGGTATATATTAATAtgaagatttatattttttttagcaaAAAGTTTCGAGGTTAATTTCCCCTtttcaaattaaataattaaatattgaaaataataattttcatatatttgatatttgaaattttatttcttttcttaaaaaaaaatcgtGGTCTAATCGCTAACGATCTTCCTCGATACTGACCCGTTACATTCCATTTACTTTTCTTCCATGTGACGATATATTAATCACCGAGAAGATATGCCCGTGAGGGCGCAATATCTCccgatataaaaaattaattgggGAAAGTACGCGTGAGACATAATGTGGGGTCCACGCTTTACTTGGAGGTAATTCTGTGGTCAATAATTGAGGTGCTCTTGTGGGTCATCCGGTCCGGCAGGATTAATAATAATTGGCGTCTTTGTACTTGAGCGACGATTTGGTTGCGATTCCCTGCCCTTTATTCTTCGCCCTCTTTATATACCTCGCGATTCGGTAGGCGAAATGCGAGATCGATAGTCTTCTTGTTTGATTTGCTGGTTGTTGATAGGATAGCTGTATATCTGCAATGTCGTCGACGGCGAGAGGAGGGAGAGGCATCTGCAGCGGAGTTGGGGTCGCAGGGGAGCCGGCGGCGATCCATGTGCTGGCGGTGGATGATAGCTCCGTCGACCGGGCGTTGATTGCGGGACTCCTTCGGAGCTCGAAGTACAGAGGTATCTTACAATCGCCTCGTTTTCTTCTCCTCGCCTGAGATTCCTCTAATTAGGGATTCGCCCTTTTCTTCCTGGCTTCGATGGCAGTCACGGCGGTGGACAGTGGGAAGAAAGCACTGGAGCTGTTGGGAATGGTGAGTCGGCTCGATTCGTTTTTTTTCCCCTTCTGGTTCGGCAGATCCTTAGATCATTCGATGAGATTCTGATGAAAAAAATGGGATTTTGTAGCAGGAACCAAACGTGAACATGATCATCACTGATTACTGGATGCCAGAAATGACAGGATACGAGCTGCTCAAAAGGGTCAAGGTAAGAACAAATCTCATTAAAAAATGATAGTTTCCTGTGATTCTGAATGCTGATGCCCGAAGCTTAATTCTGCGACAGGAATCAAACAAATTGAAACAAATCCCTGTGGTCATAATGTCTTCCGAGAACGTTCCCAACAGAATCAACAGGCAAACAAACATATTTAACACTCCTCGATATAGTAAAAGATCATTTTTCCCGATTTGATGATTGATTTTTTTCCCCCCTCCTTCAGATGTTTGGCAGAAGGAGCGGAAGATTTCTTTCTGAAGCCTGTGAGGCCATCTGATGTATCTCGTTTGTCCGGTTGGATCAGATAGCAACCGGCGATGGCAGAAGAGGAAGATAAAGAAACGCCCGGAGGCACAATTTTTCTTCAGCTCGCTCTCGTTTAGCATTTTATTCTTTTGTTTCCTTCTTATGAGCTTTGGTGATAAAGGGCATGGACAAGGAGGAACTGTCACGATGAGAGACCATCGTCTTCCTTGGATCTCATCTTGCAGTTTCAGATGTGAATATGCTTCAAGCAGACATTTCAATGTCATTCCGATTTGTTAGTTCGGGTTGCTCGTAAAAACTTGAAAAGGCCATGTGTTCCTCAGAGAAACATTTATGTAAAAGAGTTTTGTTGTTGGAGAATGAACAGGAAGGAGGGACAAGTCCAGTTGTAAGATTTGATGAGGAAACCAAAGCAGATTTGCTGTACTGGACTACTGACTAAACTTTGCCTTATTGGAGCGGAGCAGTGGGATCCTCCTTGTCGGAATCCTATGGAGATCTTTTAGTGATTGGTTACCCGCTCGTCATTTGATATTcgacaatttatttatttatcctaaataactttcaaaattaattaatcttgCACCACGCCttggattttatttattaaataatattttttaatccgCTTCAGCACtttcaatattttattaaaagtgtttttaaataatttaaaatgaaaaataaataaatataaacattatCAATTTAGCACAAATAAGAGGCTTTTATGGTAATTCATTATTTTTATTGAAAGTGCTTTGGAGATTCAATATCTGAAAAATTAACATAGGCATATTCATGAATAGTGACGGATTTAGGGGGAGTGGGGTGTATTTGAATATCTCCttattttcagaaaattttatCAATATGTTGTAGTCCAAGGGACaacgaaaaagaaaacaaactcgaACTCTTTTTTTTTGAacatcctattttttttttatcgggATCCATTACTGTTTATGGAAACCTACAAGTGTAATGGTCAGTATGTATTCAAAGCTTCTAGAGCAATCGAGTTTTTGGCGATTAACTTGAATTgcaataatattttataaatttgaaGTTTATAGTCATAAAACACTTTCAGTTAAATATTTGACATGGGTGTCTGACGATTTAGAGTtcccaaaaatataaaaaatggaTACAAAGACATTTAAAGTGATTCGATGAGTGCAAAAATATCAATTTGGCCCGACCTAAATTTTTATAGTTGTCAAACTTTTAGGCAAAGTGCTTGACTTTGACTGGTCCACTTGATTTGGATCAAATCAATTAATAAGTCAATTGATCACGGGCAAACACTGAATAAAAGTACGTTGGTCCCCACCCCAGcacgtaaaaaataaaaataaaaaaggaaaagtttGCATTGAGTCCCCaccataatttaaattttacataCAGTCATATTGATGAAAATCTCTAATTTTATTTCCTAATTAAATATAATAGATACTTATTTATCTAATCGTCTtgatatttttagattttttttatatttttagatataaaaaaaataaattcttattaaattcaataaattaaactaaaatctaatatattttctagcACAAACCTTTTTTCacctcaatttgataaaaaaatatactaattattttttaaatgatgctcaattaaatgaaaaatataatagattttttttaaaaataatgttaaatttaggagaaattatattaaatgatccggtggtaaggccgGGGGTCCTCATGAgggaaaggtcaacgacacgtggaggtcaacagtcaaaggggGGTCAATCCCATGGGCTCGACGAGCGAGCGGGACATGCCGATCACTAGGCAATGACCTTCATCCGAGAGAACCATCTGGCCGAGAGTCCAGATTTCCAATGAAGAggatcatatggccgagcggatagtctGCTCGGCCGCGGTGGAAGGCAAGAGTAAAGGCTGAGCTGCCTGCCCGCTCGTCCAGGGTGCCAGGCTATGAGAGCCGAGCAGGCGACGACCCTGAACCttcccggacggacgaccacctaCGCCAGATCAAAGGCGAATGTTCTGGCTGAGCGGCTTGATGGTTGATtcgggaagaggaagtcaaaaagtgTGGGACAGTGGggacgtcatcttagtaaccctTGTTGCTGACAACCGGCATGTTCGAGGACCAGACCATACTCAGTATCGTGCGACAAagggttctgttgtcccatcaaggagacgctcagactgtagcagtatggcgtcagacatgctcttctgacaagcccatgctgcggtatggtatagaacacgtgtacacctcggtttgtgtgcaccaaACTCCCAtggctctatataagagcccttagacttcaccggaggtatgagatCTTCAATCCTTGGACCACTTTCTTGTTTTTCCctcacctgacttgagcgtcggaggatcgtcgccgggaaccccttcccggcccgatttcTTTGCATGTTCGCCGGAGCTCCGTACGTCCAGTTGGGGATCTACGCCAGcaacgcggagagcgccacgtgcccagcgtccgttgattcagcgttcggacaggatcaatttggcgccgtctgtgggaacgctcctgtatcCGATCGAAAGCAAtagacgaggctggacgaccacactcggtgatgctctccaccgaggagctcgacgctttgatcgagacaagagtcgctaagcttgtggaacagagacaaaagtcgcaagccgagcgggttgaacagcaagcaacatcagcatcagggggccgagcggaagcacctcatgccacggttccatttcatcgggccttattccgcacgccccctgaagccgcagcagtgaaccgtgatcgaggatcttcgtcagatgaaataccaatacgggacaacagaaaaggcaaggccccccgagcggacgcttctcccgagcggatcaatcggcaattctcggaggccattctacgagacccactgccaaagcactatgtgcccccgacgatcggtgaatacaatggaaccaccgacccggatgatcatttgggtaagttcgacaacacggctacccttcatcaatacacagatgaggtgaagtgtcgggtttttctaaccaccctctcgggatcggctcaacggtggtttcggagactgccggacggatctatctcaagtttcaaagacttccgaacggccttcctccaccattttgcaagcagtcggcgctaccagaagactagcgtgagcttattcgccatcaagcaagagcccagagagtcgctcagagcttatatcgaGCGATTCATCCAGGtgaccatggacattccaacggccacctccgagacaatgatgaacgcatttacgcaaggcctcgtggacgaggacttcttccgctcgTTCATTCGGaaaccgccccgagactacgaccatatgctgcaccgggccaacgaatacatcaatgtggaggaagctcaagcaacccgaaggaaggaaactccaaccgagcgggctcccattgtcgagcggaagccgcacacggctcatcagccacccagaggactgCGAGCTGAAGCAGCTCGCCCCCTgcaacatgcaagatcccacACCATTCAAGAAgtgtctgccgagcggcccaaacctaaAAAGAAATGGACGcctatgttctgctcattccactggacggacacgcataacaccagagattgtcggagtcttcctctaatcgcccaccctattccccggagtggcggccgtcgatcgccatcatccgacatgCAACAGagacctcgtgaagccgatccgACGATACCCGACAGGCGgcaaagacagactcccgagcggcatcatactccgaggcgtgaagacaatccccggatgtctagggagcggcctagaCCGTCCGcttgggaagaagaaaatagaaacaacacttcccgaggcgaaa contains:
- the LOC122008032 gene encoding two-component response regulator ORR5-like isoform X1, with amino-acid sequence MSSTARGGRGICSGVGVAGEPAAIHVLAVDDSSVDRALIAGLLRSSKYRVTAVDSGKKALELLGMQEPNVNMIITDYWMPEMTGYELLKRVKESNKLKQIPVVIMSSENVPNRINRCLAEGAEDFFLKPVRPSDVSRLSGWIR
- the LOC122008032 gene encoding two-component response regulator ORR5-like isoform X2 — encoded protein: MSSTARGGRGICSGVGVAGEPAAIHVLAVDDSSVDRALIAGLLRSSKYRVTAVDSGKKALELLGMEPNVNMIITDYWMPEMTGYELLKRVKESNKLKQIPVVIMSSENVPNRINRCLAEGAEDFFLKPVRPSDVSRLSGWIR